From a single Bacillota bacterium genomic region:
- a CDS encoding CTP synthase has translation MAKFVFVTGGVVSSLGKGITAASLGRLLKSRGVKVSMLKFDPYINMDPGTMSPYQHGEVFVLDDGAECDLDLGHYERFLDQSLTRLSNVTTGQIYGTVIDKERRGDFLGGTVQVIPHITNEIKDRLHLLAAESGADVIICEIGGTVGDIESLPFLEAIRQLKSDVGRHDVLYIHVTLVPYIKAAGELKTKPTQHSVKELRSIGIQPDIIVCRTERPLSDSVRSKIALFCDTEKRAVIQNTDVACLYEVPLAMAAEGLDDIVVERLQLQCNGRELQSWQELVHRATNPPRRVTVALVGKYVALHDAYLSVVEALNHASIANNVGVDIRWLSAEDLETEEPDKLLAGVHGIVVPGGFGNRGTTGKMHAIRYARERDIPYLGLCLGMQLAAVEFTRQVLGLEQAHSTELDPDTPDPIVHQYQGPEPAPTQGDTMRRGKHLCQLVPGTKTYAAYGQPKIEERYRHRFQLNNNYRQLLEEAGFKVAGTSADGRLVEIIELEGHPWFVGTQFHPELKSRPNRPHPLFRDFIAATLNQL, from the coding sequence GTGGCAAAGTTTGTTTTTGTAACTGGCGGCGTTGTTTCTTCTCTGGGCAAAGGTATCACCGCCGCCTCTCTTGGACGGCTGCTCAAGAGCCGAGGGGTCAAAGTATCTATGCTTAAATTCGATCCCTACATTAATATGGATCCCGGCACCATGAGCCCTTACCAACACGGCGAGGTCTTTGTCTTGGACGACGGGGCCGAATGTGACCTGGACCTTGGTCACTACGAACGCTTCCTCGACCAAAGCCTTACTCGCCTCAGCAACGTCACAACCGGTCAGATTTACGGCACCGTGATCGACAAAGAGCGGCGCGGCGATTTTCTCGGCGGAACTGTGCAGGTTATCCCTCACATCACCAACGAGATCAAAGATCGCCTTCACTTGCTCGCTGCCGAGAGCGGTGCCGATGTCATTATTTGCGAAATCGGCGGCACCGTGGGCGACATCGAGAGCCTGCCCTTTCTGGAAGCGATCCGGCAGTTAAAGAGCGACGTGGGTCGCCACGATGTCCTTTATATTCACGTTACCCTGGTACCCTACATCAAAGCCGCCGGCGAGCTCAAGACCAAACCTACCCAGCACAGTGTCAAGGAGCTCCGGAGCATCGGTATTCAGCCGGACATTATCGTCTGTCGCACCGAGCGACCATTGTCCGACAGTGTTCGGTCAAAAATAGCTCTGTTTTGCGATACCGAAAAGCGCGCCGTCATTCAAAACACCGACGTGGCCTGCCTGTACGAGGTACCACTGGCCATGGCTGCCGAAGGGCTGGACGATATTGTGGTGGAGCGGCTGCAGCTTCAGTGCAATGGACGGGAACTGCAGTCTTGGCAAGAACTGGTACACCGGGCTACCAATCCGCCTCGGCGGGTTACCGTGGCTTTGGTGGGGAAATACGTGGCCCTGCACGATGCCTATCTGTCGGTGGTGGAGGCCCTCAATCACGCCAGCATCGCCAACAACGTCGGCGTGGACATCCGCTGGCTCAGTGCCGAGGATTTGGAGACCGAAGAGCCGGACAAGCTGTTAGCCGGTGTCCATGGCATTGTGGTCCCCGGCGGCTTCGGCAACCGCGGCACCACCGGTAAAATGCACGCTATCCGCTATGCTCGCGAGAGGGACATTCCCTACCTGGGGCTGTGCCTGGGAATGCAGTTGGCAGCGGTGGAATTTACCCGCCAGGTGCTGGGATTAGAACAGGCCCACAGCACCGAACTCGATCCCGATACACCTGATCCCATTGTGCACCAGTACCAAGGGCCGGAACCGGCTCCCACTCAGGGAGACACCATGCGCCGGGGTAAGCACCTTTGCCAACTGGTACCGGGCACTAAGACCTACGCCGCTTACGGGCAACCTAAAATCGAAGAGCGCTATCGCCACCGCTTCCAACTGAACAACAACTACCGCCAGCTCCTGGAAGAGGCCGGGTTTAAAGTGGCCGGCACATCCGCCGACGGCCGCCTGGTAGAAATCATCGAGCTTGAGGGCCATCCCTGGTTCGTAGGCACCCAGTTTCATCCCGAACTAAAATCCCGACCCAACCGGCCCCATCCATTGTTCCGCGACTTCATCGCCGCCACCCTAAACCAGCTATAA